The following coding sequences lie in one Arachis hypogaea cultivar Tifrunner chromosome 9, arahy.Tifrunner.gnm2.J5K5, whole genome shotgun sequence genomic window:
- the LOC112711042 gene encoding ras-related protein RABA5a has translation MAMTNLNEEEKAEDYLFKIVLVGDSAVGKSNLLARFARDEFYPNSKSTIGVEFQTQKMNINGKEVKAQIWDTAGQERFRAVTSAYYRGAVGALLVYDISRRQTFDSIGRWLNELHTHSDMNVVTILVGNKTDLKDSREVSTAEGKALAEAQCLFFMETSALDSSNVVAAFETVVKEIYNILSRKVMMSHELKKQEPASLENGKTIVLTGIEIGTGAAKAKAKPKAKAKGTGTATGTGTATGTATATETGTRAGMGTGKETETVEGEGEGEGEGDGDGEGKPEAAAAEAAAPAKKGCCSTG, from the exons ATGGCTATGACAAAtttaaatgaagaagaaaaagccgaAGATTATCTGTTCAAGATTGTTTTAGTTGGTGATTCAGCTGTTGGGAAGTCCAATTTACTTGCGAGATTTGCCAGGGATGAGTTTTATCCTAATTCAAAGTCAACTATAGGAGTAGAATTTCAAACTCAGAAGATGAATATTAATGGAAAGGAAGTTAAAGCACAGATATGGGATACAGCTGGGCAAGAGAGGTTCAGAGCTGTTACATCTGCATATTACAGGGGGGCAGTTGGAGCACTTCTGGTGTATGACATAAGCAGGCGCCAAACATTCGATAGCATTGGCAGATGGCTTAATGAACTTCACA CTCATTCGGATATGAATGTGGTTACAATACTTGTTGGAAACAAGACAGATCTTAAGGATTCGAGGGAGGTGTCGACTGCAGAAGGAAAGGCCTTAGCCGAGGCACAATGCTTGTTCTTCATGGAGACGTCAGCACTTGATTCATCAAATGTAGTGGCTGCTTTTGAAACAGTTGTGAAAGAGATATACAACATATTAAGTAGGAAGGTTATGATGTCTCACGAGCTCAAAAAACAGGAACCGGCCTCTCTTGAGAATGGAAAAACTATTGTTTTAACAGGAATAGAAATAGGAACAGGAGCAGCCAAGGCAAAAGCAaaaccaaaagcaaaagcaaaaggAACTGGGACTGCAACTGGGACTGGGACTGCAACTGGGACTGCAACTGCAACTGAAACTGGAACTAGAGCTGGAATGGGAACAGGAAAAGAAACAGAGACAgtagaaggggaaggggaaggagaAGGGGAAGGGGATGGGGATGGGGAAGGGAAACCAGAAGCAGCAGCTGCAGAAGCAGCAGCACCGGCTAAAAAGGGTTGTTGTTCGACTGGTTGA